The DNA segment TTCCGCCGGGTGCTCCACCTGTCCCCATCCGGCTCCTGGGTGAGGACCTCGTCCTCTTTCGCCCCGACGATTCGGCAGGCGGTGCGCCCGCGCTCCTTGGGCTCCACTGCGCGCACCGGGGCGCCGATCTCTCCTACGGTCGCCTGGAGGATGGCGGGCTGCGGTGCATCTACCATGGCTGGCTCTACGACCGCCACGGCAATTGCCTCGAGCAGCCCGGGGAGCCGGCAGGTAGCGACTACTTCCAGCGGGTGAAGCAGCGCGCATATCCGTGCCACGAGACCGGCGGCGTGGTCTTCGCGTACCTGGGACCGGGCGATCCGCCGCTCTTTCCCAACTACGAGATGTTTCGCGTGCCGGACGACCACCGCTGGGTGCACAAGCACTATCACGAGTGCAGCTATCTCCAGGGCAACGAAGGGAACATCGACACGCTCCACGTCCGCTTCCTGCACCGCTTTCTGCCCGGGAGCCGTTTCAGCCAGGGCCTCAGCGGCGAAAGTAAAGCGTCGGCCTCGTTCGAACGGGCGCCCGCTCCTCATTGCGAGCAGACCCACTTTGGCGTTCGCATCTACGAGTTCCACGATGAGGACGATGCGACCCACGTCCAGACGAAAAACTTCGTCATGCCCGTTACCTGCGCGGTGGGCGGAGGCCCGACCGCCACGGGCGACGGGTATCTGATGAACTGGCACGTACCGATCGACGACACGCACCATTGGCGCTACTCCATGGCGTTCAAGCGCTCGGGTCCCATTGACGCCCGATTCCGCGTCGCACGGGAATCGGTCACGGACGAGCACTACCGATTCCCTCGGAACAAAGCGAATCGCTACCTTCAGGATCGCGAGGAGCAGAAGCGCGACACCTACTCCGGTATGGGGCCCATCTTCGTCGTGCACGACAGCTTTGCCACCGAGACGCAAGGGGAGATCCAGGACCGTGTGCAGGAGCACCTGGCGGCGAGCGACGGCGGCATCGTCGCCACGCGGCTGGTCATGTTGCGCGCGATCCAGGCCGTCAGCGAGGGTCGAGACCCCGTTCACGTCTTGCGCCGCCCCGAAGACCAGGACCGCCTTCTCGACATCAACGTCATTCACGAGCGCCTTCCGCTCGGAACGCGATGGGACCAGTTTGGTGCGAGGCTCGCGCATGCACCGGTCGCGAATGTCGTGACCCCGTAACCTGGCCCCCGGGCTCCGTTGATTCCCCGCGAAACCACCTGATCAGCGGTAGCCGCCTACCCCTCTGAGCGGGCCAACGAGCGCTTGATCGATCGTACCCTTCAGCTATCACGATCGCTGCGCTACGGCCCGGCGTTCAATCGCGCGCCGCGGCGCCGGCTCGGCTGCGAGGAGGCGGAACCATGGCAGGCTCTGATGCGATCCCGGAGCGATTCACGCGCAAGGCGCGCGTGACGGTCACGCGGACCTTTGGGACGCCCTGTCCCGTGGGTTATCACGACGGGGAGGCCGTCTCCGTGGAACTGCAAGCGCCGGGGCGCTCGTTCCGCTGTCCGGGCGTGCAACAAGCGCTCGAGCCCTTTCTGATGGTGTCGCAGGAGAGCGATGCGCCGGAGCCGCTCCGGTTTTACGCCTCGTGCCACTGTCCCATAAGCAAGTCGGAGGTCGTCTTTCACCTCTCGGTATCGCCACCGATCCATGTCGCTGCCGCCGCCACTCCCCGGGAGTGAGGGCACGCGCGCGCTTCCGACATTCATGGAGGCGGAGACCTCGGGAGGTGGCCGGCCGTATCCCTGAGAGCGATAGCTGTCGTCATTACGCGCGCAGTGCGCGAAAATGAATTCGAGACGGTGGAATCGAGGGATTGTGCATCGCGTAGGCCCCACGGAATGCCCTAATGGCCAAGGCGAGCCGGATCATTCGCTGACGCGTGTCCTCAGACGCGTGGTTGCTGCTCTTGCATTCGCGGTCTCGTGGGAAGCTGCCGCCTCCGGAGCGCTTGCGCAAGACGGCGCGCCAGTTGTGGCCGTTGTGGGCAACGCGGAATACGGGCCGATCCTCGCGGACCCGGATGGGTGGACGCTCTACTGGTGGGACGGGGATTCGCCGTGGGCGAGCTACTGCGCCGACGGGTGCGCCGACCTTTACCCTCCCTATGCGACCGACGCTGAGATTGCCGCGCCCCGCGAGGTTTCCGAGCAGATCAGCGCGATCGAGCGTGAAGACGGCTCGTGGCAGATCACCTACGAGGGCTGGCCGCTTTACTATTTCTCGGGTGACGGCCAGCCGGGCGACGTAAACGGCGCGGGCTCCGATGCGTACGACGCCCTCTGGTCCGTCGTGCCGATCTCGCTCCCGCAGAGCGAGACGCCCGCCCCGCAGGCGCCGACCCCGGAGCAAGTTCCGCCGCCCAGCCCGCTCCCGGAAGCGCCGCAGCCACCAGTCGTGCCGCGCCCGATCGAGCAGCCGATCCCGCCGGCGCAGCCGGCCCGGGAACCGAGCGCGCCTCAGTTCCCGCCGTCCGCTCTGCCGTACCCGCCTCCTTCCTACTATCCAGTCGTCGCGCCCCTCGGCCCGTATGACCCGGTCGTGCGCGTCGTGGCCCCGGATGGCGGCACCATCACCCTTACGTGGCTCGCCGATCCTGGGGCGGTCTCCTATCGGATCTATCAAACGACATCGCCGTTTCCCGTGAGCTTCGGGCTGCGCCAGACCGTCCGCCAGACCAGTGGATCGTTGGTCTCACTGGATTCCGTCAGCGGCTTAACGCCGGGCACACAGTACTTCTTCCAGATTCGGGCGGTGGACCCGACGGGTGAAGAGCGCGTGGCGCCGGCCGCGGCAATCGTGACCCCGGGGTTCGCGAATGTCGCCATTGCTCCTCCCACGGGGGTGAAGGTCACCGACACGACGTCGACCACGGCAACGATCACGTGGCGGGCGAGCGCGGGTGCGGTGCGCTACGACGTGTGGCAGGCGCAAGACCCGGCCGGGCCGTTCACTCTGGCGAGCGTCTCGAACGCCACATCCAGTGGGGCCATCGTTGGGTCGCTGGCCCCGGTCACCACCTACTACTTCCAGGTGGTCGCGCTGGATCGCCTGGGAACGCCGAGCGCGCCGTCCAACACCGCGGTCGCCACGACGGAGCCGTCGATTCTGCCGCCCGGCAGCGTCAGCGTCGCCCTCGTCACGTCGACCACCGCGACGCTCCACTGGGTCCCGTCGACCGGTGCTGTGTCATATGAGGTGCAGGAGTCGTCGAGTCTGGGCGGGCCGTTCTTCGCGGTAGCGCCGGTCTCATCGTCTACGCGGGGAGCGACGGTCGGCGGGCTCTCTCCCGGAGCGGCCTACTACTTCCAGGTCGTCGCCATCGACGCATCCGGAGCGAGGAGTGAGCCGTCGAATACCGCGATGGCGATCACCACGGTTCCCACCCCCGAGGCTCCTCGGATCGCCGCTCCCACGCGCCTCGTGGCCGTCGCGATGAGCGCCAGCGCGATCGCGCTGTCGTGGGGGGCGAGCGATGGCGCGACCGCCTACGTTCCCTACATGTCAACCAGCCGATCTGGCCCCTACACGGCTACCGACTCCACCGCTGGGACCTCGGCCACCATCACCGGCCTATCTCCGTCCACAACGTACTATTTTCAGGTGGTCGCTATCGATGCCTCAGGGAACCAGAGCGCTCCATCGAATACCGCCAGTGCGGCGACCTCATCGGCGCTGACCGCCCCCAGCGTCGTTGTGACGAATGTCGGCCCGCGAGCGGTTGGCCTTCGGTGGACGCCCGTGCCGGGCGCGACGTCCTACGTCGTGGCGCAGGCGACCACCGCGAGCGGCCCGTTCACGCCGTCAGCTCTGATCGAAGCTCGGGGTAACGAGGCCGCGGTCACGGCCCTCACGCCCACTACGACGTACTACTTCCAGGTCACTGCTGTCGACGCCGCCGGCAATCAGGGGCCCCCATCCACGCCCGTCGCCGTTACGACGACGCAGTAGCGCCTCAGCGCAGCTCCCAATCCTGCATGTTCCAGGGAACGGTACTCTCTGGCGGCGCATTGGTGACGCCGGTCAGCGCGCTCGTGTGGGCGAACACGACCGACCGGTAGAAGAGGGTCAGCACAGGGAGCTGTTCGCTGAAGATTTTCGCGATTTGCCCAACCCGCTCGATCTGCTGCCCATGATCGAGCGTCGTTGCGAATGTGTCCGCCAGGCTGGTGTACTCCGTGTTGGCCCAGCCGCCGCGATTTGATCCGTTCCAGCGATTGTCCTTCGTGGGAATATTGCTGATCTTAAAATCATTGATGAGGCCCACCCCGGCAGCGGTGCTATTGATGAGCATGTCCGGGAAGCTCGCCAGCACGTCCGGCTGGCGAGACGCCGCGCCGGTGAGCTGCCGCTGCTCGACGCCGAATCCTGCCCGCTGCCAGCCGTCGGCCAGCACCGCGATCTCCGAGATGTTGTCCGCGGCGGCCTGAGTCACGACCTGGACGCCGAAGCGACCGGCTGTCGGACTGACGAAGATGCCGTCTGCTCCCCGCGCGTAGCCCGCCTCCGCCATGAGCTGCTCGCTTCGACGTGGGTCGAGCGGGTATTTGACGAGCGCGCGATCGGCTGCGCGCCCGATCTCGCTCAGCGGCGGCACGAGGAAGTCGCCAAGAATTGCCTCACCGCCATAGACCGACTCATTGATCGCCTGGCGGTCCGCGGCATGAAATAGGGCGGCGCGCACCTTGGGATCGAGGAGGGCCTTCTGTTCGAGGATGTCGGAACGAAACTGGATATAGATGCCTCGATACTGGTTGATGTGCAGATTCACGGCGCCGGCGCCGCTCGGCACCCAATCCTGCTTCAGAAGCTGCACCTCGCTGAGGCGCGCCGCGGCATCCGCCGTAAGCTGAATGTCTCCCGAAAACAGGCTCGCGAGGACGGCGTTGCTGTCCGCCATGAATACCAGGCGTACGCGGCCGATCTTCGGTGGGCCAAGGGCGTGTTTTGCGAATCCGCTGGCCTCGATAAATTGACCCGGCTCCCAGCGGTCGAGTCGATACGGGCCGACTCCAACGAATTCGACGGTCCAGTACGGCAGGTTCAAAAAGGCGTCGGGCGTGTTCTGCTGAAATGCCGTCTCGAGAATGTGGCGTGGCAGGGGCGGATATTCCCGGTTGTGCTCGTACATGGTGGCGGCGCCCGGAAATGGCCTTTTCCACGCGAACACGATGGTGCGGGGGTCGGCGGCCGAAACCCCGTCGAGGGCGTCGAACGGCGGCGTGCGCGAGTGACCGAGCTCAGGTGTCGAGTAGACGTTCCAGGTGAAGACGAAATCCTCCGCAGTGAGTGGCGTGCCATCGTGCCACGTTGCGCCGTCACGCAGCTTCCAGGTCGTCTCCATTCGACCGTCTGGGAAGACCTTCCAGCTATCCGTCTCGAGCGCTGGCAGTGCTTCGGCCAAATAGGGATGGGGATTCGCCTCGTTGTCCATGTACGAGAGCTGCGCATTGAACACGCGCTTGATGAGGTAGGTTGCCTGGCCCGGCTGCGTGAAGGGGTGGAGCGCGAGGGTGTCCGGCTCGTCGTGAATGGCGATCACGAGCTGGCGCGATTCCTGCTGGCTGGGCGCAACGGCGTTCGCAGGGCGGCCTTGCGCGGCGGGCTCCGCGCAGGCAATGGCGCCAGCCGCGATCAGCAACAGGCCGACAGCGCGCAAACCGATCATCTCACGTCTCCAACAGTGCACCGGGCGCCCTACGCCCGCCGACCGATTCCCGCGAGGAGCGCGTCCATCCTCGGCGTCACGCCGTGCTTCGCGCACTCTTCCAGATACATCGCGTAGATAGCCGGATCCTCGTGCTCGTACTCGATCTGGTCACCGCCCTCTTCGGTGCTCACCATCGTGAGGTCACCCCGCGGTCGGAAGAACCGATACTTACCGTGTCCCCATCGGATGGCAAGATAGCGCGCGGGCTCCTGCCCGGTGTTGAAGTGCTGGTGAAAACCCATGTTCTCGGGGACGAAGGTGGTTCCGGGCACCCAGTCGACCCGTGTCTTCGGGCCACCTTCGTGCCAGTGCAACGTGTACCCGGTGCCAGTCAGGATAATCACGCTGGCGCCTGCACCGTGGCGATGGGCCTTCTTGTAGGTCCCGACGGGGAACTCCGAGACGTGGGCGACGAGGGTCGAGTTTCCGATCTCAAACAGCACGTTTCGACCACCGGCGCCCCGGCCGGGGGCCTCGAGCAGCTCGAATCGTGAGAGGTCGGCGACGTAGTTGGTCTCCCAGGAGCCGGCGCCGGGCTGACCCTCCTCGAGGAAGTGTCCGGTCCCGTTGAAGTGGCCGTCAGCCGCGACGAAGCGGTCGGTGAAACGGAAATCGTTGTTGAAGATGAAGTCCAAGTTGTGGAAGAGGTCCATGACCAGCGGCGCATCCGTCACCGCGTAATAGCGAGCCGTCTCATCCCCGGAGAGATTGAAGTGCTGGTACCAGGCATTGGGCGGGATCGCGAAGAGGCTGTGCTGTCTCCACTCGAACGTCTGCTTCTTCGCCTCGTCGTACCAGACCGTCGTGGCGCCGCGTCCGGCGAGGATGTAGACGGTCGCTTCGTACAGGTGCCGCTGTGGCTTCAGTTGCCTGCCAGGCGGGATCTCGACGACCTGCCCGTCGGTGTATCCCTCTTCTGCCCCGGAAAGACGGACGAACGTGGCGTTCCCGCCAACGCGCTCCCACGGCTCGAGGCGAAGCTGGTTCAGATGCGCGTAGAACCCGCCAACCGTGGGGATGCCCTGCTCGGCGGCCCATCGCTCGTAGGCAGTCAGCGAGCGGCGGCGACCTCGACCGTTGGTCTCAACCTCCGTCGATTGTGTCACTGGTCTTGCACCTCCCATCGATGTGCGTCCCATGCGGGGCCGGATTCCAGCGCGCGCGGGGCCACGTGGATCAAACGATTCGAGATGATCCTCGCTTCGACACGATAGTAAAGGGGGATGAGCGGAAGATTCTCGGTTACGTGTCGAAGGAGAAGGTTGAGACTCCGCATGCGCTCGGGATCGGGGATCGCGGAAAAGAATCGGGTGAACAGCGCATCATACTCCGAGCTGGCGTATCGCGCGACGTTGGCTCCCGTGTACCCGTTTTCCTGGCGGGGAATCTCAGTGCTGACGAACGTGGGAAGCACGAGGAGCGCGTTCGGCCCACCCCGAAACCAGAAGCCGCGGCGCGTCGCGCTGATCGCCGCGTCCTGTCGCGGCGGCTGGGTCACAGGATCCACCGACACACCGACGCGCTGCCAGTAATCCGCGATGGCCAGCAGCACCTTGGCCTGGTTGTCGTCACCGGGCTGGCTCTGGATTTCCACACTGCCCAGGCGCTCGCCGGACGCGCTTCGGAGGGCGCCGTCGGCGGCACGCGTGTAGCCGAGATCGGCGAGGAGCTGGGCGGCGCGCGCGGGATCGTAGGGATACTGCGCGACGCCAACCTCGGCCTCACGGTGCAGGGTGTCGCCCGGAGGCAGGATGCTGTCGGGCACCTGCGTCAGGCCGTTCTCCAGGGTATCGATCAGCTCCTGCCGATCGATGGCCAGTAGTGCCGCCTGGCGAAAGCGCACATCTCCGGTCACGGCGGGCTGCGGATCAATGAACTGTGGATAGAGGCGCTGGAGGTTGAACGGCGTCGCTTCCATCCGCACGGGCGCGCGCCGCGCGGCGTCGGCGCCCTGTTCCAGGGACACCGTCCGGCTCAGCGTGAGGTCGACGACGCCGGCGAGCACGTTCGCCACCAACGTATTGGAGTCCGGGATGAACTTCACCTCTATTTCGTCGATCTTGGGCCGGCCCAGCGCGAACTGGTCGTTCGCGGCGACGACGGCGTGGCTGTCGGGGTCCAGCTCGCGTACGACGAACGGTCCCGTCCCCACGAACTCGTCGCTCCAGTACGGAAGCCCGAGAAAGGTTTCCTTATTTTCCGTGTAGGGGCCCTCCAGCAGGTGGCGCGGGAGCGGGAGAATCTGCCCGCTCGTGACGCCACTGCCCGCCGTGGAGAAGAGCCGATCCGCCCAGATGAACGTCCTCTTCCAGTGGGCGACGAAGGTGTGCTCGTCGCGGGCCTCGCCCCGCTCGAGGAACGGCATGATGCTGTCCCGCAGCGGAAGGTCCCGATCGGTCGCAAGCTGCACCGTGAACGCGAGGTCTTGCGCGGTGAATGGCGCGCCGTCATGCCAGCGCGCATTGGGGCGAATGGTCCACGTCGTCTCCATCCCACCGTCGGGTGAGAGCTTCCAGTTGCCATTCTCCAGGCTGGGCACGGCCTCTGCGAGGACGGGGCGGAGGTCTCCCTGATCGCTGGTGGTGGCCAGGCCGACGAGCACGAGGTCTTGAAGTCCATCGGCTCCGGCCGTGGTGCCGCCCAGCTTGTAATAGAAGCCGGTGGGCTGACCGCGCATGGCGAGGGTCACCCGCTTCGGGGACTTGGCGTCCGCGGTTACCGAAGACGCAGGAGCGGATGATTGCCGTCCCGCGCACGAACACAGAATCGCGCCGAGCAGGAGCCAGACGCCGAGCCGAGGCGAATGGCTCCGCAAGCTACCGGCCGCCCTCACCGGCTCGCCGGCTGCGGCGCGCGGGTGCGCTGTGGTGGGAAGCGGCGGGTCATCTCGAGCCAGGTCTGGAGGTCCGTGTCGATCGGAGCGGGGTCCGGGTCTCGAACGATCCCGATAGGGTCGAGGCCGCGCGCGACCTTGTCGATCTCACGCTTCAGAATCTCGCGGTAGAGTACGATGCCGCGATCCGACGTCGCCAGTCGCTCGGTTACTCGGTCGGCGATTGGGCCCTGGGTTTCCAGCGCCATGAGATCTTGCGGCTGCACGCCGTTCATGGCGTATCGGGCGACGGGATGGATCGCATCGGTCGGCGTCTTACTGCGCGGCCAACCTGGCTGGAAGCGAATGGTCTTATCGCCATCGCCGACCGGCTCTCCGTCGAGGGGTGCGTGCAGCTTCAGATCGACGTGGACCGTGTAGCGCAGCATGTGCGTATCGTCGATGGGAACCCGAATGCCGATGTGGTCATACGTCCGCTGGATGTTAGGAAAGATCATGAGGTCGGTGTCGACGTAGCCGCTCTTGTGCACCTGCTTGCGCTTGATCCCGAAGGGGACCTCCCGGTACTCCAGCCCATCAAGAAAGTCGATCCGTCCTCGTGCCGTGTTGAGCCCCTCGATTCCCCTCGATGCCGATTCCTGGTGCAGGATGAACACGTGGGACTGGTCCATGTGGTTCTCCATCCCTTGCAGCCAGTTGCAGTCGAAATACTGTGGACCGGAGATTGTGAGCGGGCCTGCCTCGCCGAGGTCCCACTTCATCAGCGAGGGCGCGGGCGCCGGGCCCATATATGCCCAGAAGAGACCATACTGTGCGCGGACCGGATACGCTCGCTGCTTGACCGTGAGGTGAAACCGGCTGTCGGCCGGCTCAGCGGGGGTCTCGAGGCAATTGCCCGCGATATCGTAGAGCCAGCCGTGGTACGCGCACGCGATGCCGCGCTCTTCGACGCGGCCATAGAGGAGGGATGCGCCCCGGTGGGCGCAATGGTCGGCCAGCAGCCCGACACGGCCGCACCGGTCGCGAAACAGGACGAGGTCCTCGCCGAGAACTCGCACGTGCTTCGTGGGGCTCGCATCCGAAAGCTCTGACAGCATCGCCACCGGCTGCCAGTAACGGCGGAATAGCTCGCCGCATGGTGTACCGGGCCCGATTCGCGTCAGGCGCTCGTTCTCTTCCGCCGTCAACATCACGACCTCCCGAGTCACTGATCAGCGGTGTTGGATCGTATCACACGGCACTGGCGCATTCCGAGGGATTCGCGGGCCCCGGAGTGATCGTGCAATCCGTTCGCCCACATGCGCCCTTGACGGGAATTTCCTTTTAGTCTAGACTCACACGAAAAATTCATTTAAGGAGAGACTAATTCGAAATAATCGACGGGCGTATCGGATGTCGGCGCGCGCCGCGTCGTCCCAGGCCACCTACGACCGGATACTGGAGGCCGCGGCCCAGCTCCTCCTCGAGGGTTTCGTGGATGCCGTGACCCTCGACGCTGTTGCCAGGCGGGCTTGCGTGACGGTGCAAACGATCATCCGGAGGTTCGGCAGTCGTGCCCGGTTGCTGGAGGTGGCCTTCCACGCGGCCAACGAACGGGCGGTTTCGAAACGTGGAGACACGCCACCGGGTGACATCGTGGCCGCGGTATCGGGGCTCTTCGACCACTACGAGGAGATTGGCGATTCCGTCATTCGTGCTCTGGCGCAGGAGGAGCGCGTAGCCGCATTTCGGGTGCCTCTCGCGCTCGGGAGGTCTGCACACAGGGACTGGGTCATCCGTGCGTTCGAACCGTACCTCGCACGCTGCGATCCATCAAATCGAGACGAGGTCCTGCGAGCGCTGATCGTCTCCACCGATGTGTACACATGGAAGCTGCTCCGGCGAGACATGGGGCTGACTCGACTCGAAGCGGAGTTCGTCGTACAGCGTTTGCTTCGCGCGCTGTTTGGGGAGCAGGGAGGATGATGCGAAGATCCCAGCGGTATCTGTTCGTCACGTGGGACGGCGGCGGCAACCTCGGACCCGCTCTTGCGCTGGCGCGAGTCCTCGCGCAGCGCGGCCATTCGATCGCGTTCCTCGGCCACGAGGCCCAGCGCGCGCGCATCCGTCGGGCGGGATTTGTCTCCGCGGCATTTGCAGGGAGCCCGTTCTGGGAGGCCCGCGCGCCGCTCCCCCTCCAACCGAGGCTCTCGGATGAGGTTACGTATCAGCCGGCAATTGTGGACGATGTGCGTGCCCAAATCGATGTCGCGCAGCCCGATGTGGTCGTGATCGACAACATGCTGGTTGGGGGCCTCATCGCGGCGGAGGTCAGCAACCTGCGCTCCGCTGTACTCGTGCACACGATTCCCCACTATTTCACCCACGGCCCGCACTGGCCCACGAGGCTCCCCACTGTGAATGCGCTTCGTGCGAAGTTCGGCCTTCCCGCAGTGGAGACGATTGACGAGGCCTGGCAACGAGCGGGCCTGGTCATCGTGGCAGCTCTTCGCTGTTTTGACCCGCGGACGGAGCCGCTGACAGACCTGCATTTCGTCGGACCGCTTTTTGAAGAGGCATCCGATGCACGGGCGCTGGCGCCATCGAGGGCAACGAAAAGGGCGGACGCGCTGGCCCTCGTCAGCCTCACGACCTTCTATCACCGGGCGAAGGTCGAGACCCTGCAGCGCATTGTGGACGGTCTGTCGCCTCTCGACATGCGCGTGCTTGTTACGGCGGCCGACGTCAAGCCAGATGACCTCAGACTGTCCGCGAAGGCCGAGCTGGCAGCGTTCATTCCCCACCACGAAGTCCTGCCCAGCGTC comes from the Chloroflexota bacterium genome and includes:
- a CDS encoding Rieske 2Fe-2S domain-containing protein, with product MLTKEQNELLTRVGPGTAAGELLRRYWLPAALSEELPPGAPPVPIRLLGEDLVLFRPDDSAGGAPALLGLHCAHRGADLSYGRLEDGGLRCIYHGWLYDRHGNCLEQPGEPAGSDYFQRVKQRAYPCHETGGVVFAYLGPGDPPLFPNYEMFRVPDDHRWVHKHYHECSYLQGNEGNIDTLHVRFLHRFLPGSRFSQGLSGESKASASFERAPAPHCEQTHFGVRIYEFHDEDDATHVQTKNFVMPVTCAVGGGPTATGDGYLMNWHVPIDDTHHWRYSMAFKRSGPIDARFRVARESVTDEHYRFPRNKANRYLQDREEQKRDTYSGMGPIFVVHDSFATETQGEIQDRVQEHLAASDGGIVATRLVMLRAIQAVSEGRDPVHVLRRPEDQDRLLDINVIHERLPLGTRWDQFGARLAHAPVANVVTP
- a CDS encoding fibronectin type III domain-containing protein — translated: MAVVGNAEYGPILADPDGWTLYWWDGDSPWASYCADGCADLYPPYATDAEIAAPREVSEQISAIEREDGSWQITYEGWPLYYFSGDGQPGDVNGAGSDAYDALWSVVPISLPQSETPAPQAPTPEQVPPPSPLPEAPQPPVVPRPIEQPIPPAQPAREPSAPQFPPSALPYPPPSYYPVVAPLGPYDPVVRVVAPDGGTITLTWLADPGAVSYRIYQTTSPFPVSFGLRQTVRQTSGSLVSLDSVSGLTPGTQYFFQIRAVDPTGEERVAPAAAIVTPGFANVAIAPPTGVKVTDTTSTTATITWRASAGAVRYDVWQAQDPAGPFTLASVSNATSSGAIVGSLAPVTTYYFQVVALDRLGTPSAPSNTAVATTEPSILPPGSVSVALVTSTTATLHWVPSTGAVSYEVQESSSLGGPFFAVAPVSSSTRGATVGGLSPGAAYYFQVVAIDASGARSEPSNTAMAITTVPTPEAPRIAAPTRLVAVAMSASAIALSWGASDGATAYVPYMSTSRSGPYTATDSTAGTSATITGLSPSTTYYFQVVAIDASGNQSAPSNTASAATSSALTAPSVVVTNVGPRAVGLRWTPVPGATSYVVAQATTASGPFTPSALIEARGNEAAVTALTPTTTYYFQVTAVDAAGNQGPPSTPVAVTTTQ
- a CDS encoding ABC transporter substrate-binding protein; the encoded protein is MIGLRAVGLLLIAAGAIACAEPAAQGRPANAVAPSQQESRQLVIAIHDEPDTLALHPFTQPGQATYLIKRVFNAQLSYMDNEANPHPYLAEALPALETDSWKVFPDGRMETTWKLRDGATWHDGTPLTAEDFVFTWNVYSTPELGHSRTPPFDALDGVSAADPRTIVFAWKRPFPGAATMYEHNREYPPLPRHILETAFQQNTPDAFLNLPYWTVEFVGVGPYRLDRWEPGQFIEASGFAKHALGPPKIGRVRLVFMADSNAVLASLFSGDIQLTADAAARLSEVQLLKQDWVPSGAGAVNLHINQYRGIYIQFRSDILEQKALLDPKVRAALFHAADRQAINESVYGGEAILGDFLVPPLSEIGRAADRALVKYPLDPRRSEQLMAEAGYARGADGIFVSPTAGRFGVQVVTQAAADNISEIAVLADGWQRAGFGVEQRQLTGAASRQPDVLASFPDMLINSTAAGVGLINDFKISNIPTKDNRWNGSNRGGWANTEYTSLADTFATTLDHGQQIERVGQIAKIFSEQLPVLTLFYRSVVFAHTSALTGVTNAPPESTVPWNMQDWELR
- a CDS encoding cupin domain-containing protein — protein: MTQSTEVETNGRGRRRSLTAYERWAAEQGIPTVGGFYAHLNQLRLEPWERVGGNATFVRLSGAEEGYTDGQVVEIPPGRQLKPQRHLYEATVYILAGRGATTVWYDEAKKQTFEWRQHSLFAIPPNAWYQHFNLSGDETARYYAVTDAPLVMDLFHNLDFIFNNDFRFTDRFVAADGHFNGTGHFLEEGQPGAGSWETNYVADLSRFELLEAPGRGAGGRNVLFEIGNSTLVAHVSEFPVGTYKKAHRHGAGASVIILTGTGYTLHWHEGGPKTRVDWVPGTTFVPENMGFHQHFNTGQEPARYLAIRWGHGKYRFFRPRGDLTMVSTEEGGDQIEYEHEDPAIYAMYLEECAKHGVTPRMDALLAGIGRRA
- a CDS encoding ABC transporter substrate-binding protein, with the translated sequence MRGQPTGFYYKLGGTTAGADGLQDLVLVGLATTSDQGDLRPVLAEAVPSLENGNWKLSPDGGMETTWTIRPNARWHDGAPFTAQDLAFTVQLATDRDLPLRDSIMPFLERGEARDEHTFVAHWKRTFIWADRLFSTAGSGVTSGQILPLPRHLLEGPYTENKETFLGLPYWSDEFVGTGPFVVRELDPDSHAVVAANDQFALGRPKIDEIEVKFIPDSNTLVANVLAGVVDLTLSRTVSLEQGADAARRAPVRMEATPFNLQRLYPQFIDPQPAVTGDVRFRQAALLAIDRQELIDTLENGLTQVPDSILPPGDTLHREAEVGVAQYPYDPARAAQLLADLGYTRAADGALRSASGERLGSVEIQSQPGDDNQAKVLLAIADYWQRVGVSVDPVTQPPRQDAAISATRRGFWFRGGPNALLVLPTFVSTEIPRQENGYTGANVARYASSEYDALFTRFFSAIPDPERMRSLNLLLRHVTENLPLIPLYYRVEARIISNRLIHVAPRALESGPAWDAHRWEVQDQ
- a CDS encoding Rieske 2Fe-2S domain-containing protein; its protein translation is MLTAEENERLTRIGPGTPCGELFRRYWQPVAMLSELSDASPTKHVRVLGEDLVLFRDRCGRVGLLADHCAHRGASLLYGRVEERGIACAYHGWLYDIAGNCLETPAEPADSRFHLTVKQRAYPVRAQYGLFWAYMGPAPAPSLMKWDLGEAGPLTISGPQYFDCNWLQGMENHMDQSHVFILHQESASRGIEGLNTARGRIDFLDGLEYREVPFGIKRKQVHKSGYVDTDLMIFPNIQRTYDHIGIRVPIDDTHMLRYTVHVDLKLHAPLDGEPVGDGDKTIRFQPGWPRSKTPTDAIHPVARYAMNGVQPQDLMALETQGPIADRVTERLATSDRGIVLYREILKREIDKVARGLDPIGIVRDPDPAPIDTDLQTWLEMTRRFPPQRTRAPQPASR
- a CDS encoding helix-turn-helix domain-containing protein; amino-acid sequence: MSARAASSQATYDRILEAAAQLLLEGFVDAVTLDAVARRACVTVQTIIRRFGSRARLLEVAFHAANERAVSKRGDTPPGDIVAAVSGLFDHYEEIGDSVIRALAQEERVAAFRVPLALGRSAHRDWVIRAFEPYLARCDPSNRDEVLRALIVSTDVYTWKLLRRDMGLTRLEAEFVVQRLLRALFGEQGG
- a CDS encoding glycosyltransferase; this translates as MMRRSQRYLFVTWDGGGNLGPALALARVLAQRGHSIAFLGHEAQRARIRRAGFVSAAFAGSPFWEARAPLPLQPRLSDEVTYQPAIVDDVRAQIDVAQPDVVVIDNMLVGGLIAAEVSNLRSAVLVHTIPHYFTHGPHWPTRLPTVNALRAKFGLPAVETIDEAWQRAGLVIVAALRCFDPRTEPLTDLHFVGPLFEEASDARALAPSRATKRADALALVSLTTFYHRAKVETLQRIVDGLSPLDMRVLVTAADVKPDDLRLSAKAELAAFIPHHEVLPSVSLVVTHGGHGTTLAALAHGVPVLMLPMFGDQRMVAERVVELDAGRALPLDADPSQIREAAEELLSVRSYRRAARELAADIRRQNSATRGADLLESLVPDSSGFVGLAESPKGE